One window of Clarias gariepinus isolate MV-2021 ecotype Netherlands chromosome 21, CGAR_prim_01v2, whole genome shotgun sequence genomic DNA carries:
- the traf2a gene encoding TNF receptor-associated factor 2, which translates to MAAQEPSPPSSLEGNKPGFPRKILANKLEEKHLCNICQKILRRPFQAQCGHRFCSYCFNKTVSSGPQKCSACIKEDIFEEPTSILKQGCAFPDNAAKREVEALEAVCINEGCNWTGTIKEYEATHEGQCDFMIIPCPSCKELLRANELERHNERECPERTLNCKYCKEPFHFKNIKAHDEICPKYPMICEGCAKKKIPREKYVDHIKLCTKFRTPCRFHVVGCDMSVEKEKIHEHERACSYEHLNLLLHFIMGIKVSVESLQPQGLEMASHKLEELQQSLCELEVKLGQLSAGAPVQGPCVPCAPAPNHPPPAPPAPTLATSFTPLPSAVGAALELQLHSEKTKVAELSRRCQELELKASTFENIVCVLNREMERSATTMEAYNRQHRLDQDKIEILNNKVRQLERTVGLRDLSIVEMESKMREMSAATYDGVFVWKISDFAKKRQDAVAGRAPAMFSPAFYTSKYGYKMCLRIYLNGDGTGRGTHLSLFFVVMRGHSDALLKWPFNQKVTLMLLDQNNREHIIDAFRPDISSSSFQRPVSDMNIASGCPLFCPLSKLDSKNSYIRDDTIFIKAIVDLTGL; encoded by the exons atggctgCACAGGAACCGTCCCCTCCGTCTTCTCTGGAAGGCAACAAGCCGGGCTTCCCGAGGAAAATCCTGGCCAACAAGCTGGAAGAAAAGCATCTGTGCAACATCTGTCAGAAGATCCTGCGGAGGCCGTTCCAGGCGCAGTGCGGACACCGCTTCTGTTCCTACTGCTTCAACAAAACAGTGAG TTCTGGTCCCCAGAAATGCAGTGCCTGTATTAAAGAAGATATCTTTGAGGAGCCAACGTCAATCCTGAAACAGGGCTGT GCTTTTCCCGACAATGCTGCTAAACGAGAAGTTGAAGCCCTTGAAGCTGTGTGTATTAACGAAGGATGTAACTGGACAGGCACCATCAAAGAATATGAG GCTACCCATGAGGGACAGTGTGATTTTATGATCATCCCATGCCCATCCTGCAAAGAGCTCTTGAGAGCCAACGAACTTGAACGCCACAATGAACGGGAATGCCCTGAGAGAACTTTGAACTGCAAATACTGCAAAGaaccttttcattttaaaaacattaag GCCCATGATGAGATTTGTCCAAAATACCCAATGATTTGTGAAGGATGTGCGAAGAAGAAAATTCCCAGAGAGAag TATGTGGATCACATTAAGCTGTGTACAAAATTCCGCACCCCATGCAGATTTCACGTCGTTGGCTGCGACATGTCT GTGGAAAAGGAGAAGATCCACGAGCACGAGCGGGCCTGCTCATACGAGCACCTAAATCTGCTGCTGCACTTTATCATGGGCATCAAGGTGAGCGTTGAGAGCCTGCAGCCGCAGGGCCTGGAGATGGCCAGCCACAagctggaggagctgcagcagTCTCTGTGTGAGCTGGAAGTTAAGCTGGGCCAGCTGAGCGCTGGGGCTCCCGTGCAGGGGCCCTGCGTGCCGTGCGCGCCCGCACCTAATCATCCACCTCCTGCACCGCCTGCGCCCACCCTGGCCACCTCATTCACCCCGCTGCCCAGTGCTGTCGGCGCCGCCCTCGAGCTGCAACTACACAGCGAGAAGACCAAAGTGGCGGAGCTGAGCCGTCGCTGCCAGGAGCTCGAGCTGAAGGCCAGTACCTTCgagaacattgtgtgtgtgctgaatCGCGAGATGGAGCGCTCGGCCACCACTATGGAGGCTTACAACCGACAGCACCGGCTCGACCAGGACAAGATCGAGATCCTCAATAACAAG GTTCGTCAGCTGGAGAGGACAGTGGGGCTGAGGGATCTCTCCATCGTGGAGATGGAGAGCAAGATGAGAGAAATGTCGGCTGCCACTTATGATGGTGTTTTTGTGTGGAAGATTTCAGACTTCGCCAAGAAGAGGCAAGACGCTGTAGCTGGACGGGCCCCTGCCATGTTCTCACCTG CATTTTATACAAGCAAATATGGCTATAAGATGTGTTTGCGCATCTACCTGAACGGGGACGGGACAGGGCGCGGCACTCACTTGTCTCTGTTCTTCGTGGTGATGAGGGGACACAGTGATGCCTTGCTCAAGTGGCCTTTTAATCAAAAG GTCACCCTAATGCTGCTGGACCAGAATAACAGAGAGCACATCATCGACGCATTCAGACCCGACATCTCATCCTCGTCATTCCAGAGACCTGTCAGCGACATGAACATCGCCAGCGGCTGCCCCCTCTTCTGCCCGCTCTCCAAACTTGACTCGAAGAACTCCTACATCCGCGACGACACCATCTTCATCAAGGCCATTGTTGACCTCACTGGCCTTTAG
- the trafd1 gene encoding TRAF-type zinc finger domain-containing protein 1 isoform X2, translating into MADENTHLCTNCKHDIPEANFTTHEIHCRRNIALCDVCQEPVPRADLLQHKEQEHAQEQCKCGLNIEKRLMETHQSSECSQRLVPCQYCELELVFSQAKEHEDYCGTRTEPCPVCKYNIMLREKAIHPALCGSLTPPQERRVASQPPEAWFETQSIHNLLRGQERSNNNSSAGLMERRGPPRPLESRLHNSTRGAVGAGVRRFTAQRNNEFSRLLDREAELENNNNSLLWPLNQLPESDSSGLDYLLALTLQSDGDTEESDVQQGLWTDVWDQRFGRVPASSTFSSQITSTNNNTPASTNTPSEIMLPCEFCEELFPEEDLILHQTGCSPASAIASFSKQVLSQRHGEPLTDEDIITPRTPSPPNLPQSVSPLSYSPPSSPGLSEVLIPCEFCGVTLEESVVFHHQDKCDLRPATAYQSAGASPSPWKPIQSTNERCGRSSPERQRRVKHQDLAEDFLMPNLHSWPSSMSSMDQRKPSAYKNLPSSEKNTNAELQGKGRSEWGKGIQTHQSHLDPLRGGYNSSTAGFSGGLNPEKEQMVDTARKTHLFQRCPRSRTLKKKRKKNKKCPLP; encoded by the exons ATGGCTGATGAAAACACTCACCTTTGCACTAACTG CAAACATGACATTCCCGAAGCTAACTTCACCACCCATGAGATCCACTGTCGACGCAACATCGCCCTGTGTGATGTGTGTCAGGAGCCTGTTCCCCGAGCTGATCTTCTGCAACACAAAGAGCAGGAGCATGCACAG gAACAATGCAAATGTGGTCTAAATATTGAAAAGAGGCTCATGGAGACCCATCAG AGTTCCGAGTGCAGCCAGCGTCTGGTCCCGTGTCAGTACTGCGAGCTGGAGCTGGTCTTCAGCCAAGCTAAAGAGCATGAGGATTACTGCGGGACGCGAACTGAACCTTGCCCCGTGTGCAAGTACAACATCATGCTGAGGGAGAAAGCCATCCATCCGGCCCTGTGTGGGAGCCTCACACCTCCCCAGGAGAGAAGGGTGGCCTCTCAGCCTCCTGAAGCATGGTTTGAGACGCAGTCCATTCATAACCTGTTGAGGGGGCAAGAAAGGAGCAATAATAACAGCAGCGCTGGGTTAATGGAGCGCAGAGGCCCACCACGGCCACTAGAGAGCAGACTGCATAACAGCACTAGAGGAGCAGTGGGAGCTGGGGTGAGGAGATTCACGGCACAGAGAAACAATGAATTTTCTCGTC TGCTTGACCGAGAAGCAGAACtggagaacaacaacaacagcctGCTGTGGCCTCTGAATCAGCTGCCCGAGTCTGACTCCTCTGGTCTGGACTACCTCCTGGCTCTGACTCTCCAGAGTGACGGAGATACAGAGGAGTCAGATGTTCAGCAGGGTTTGTGGACCGACGTTTGGGATCAACGTTTTGGAAGAGTGCCTGCCTCAAGCACCTTTAGCTCTCAGATCACTTCTACCAATAACAACACTCCAGCTAGCACTAACACGCCCTCCGAGATTATGCTCCCCTGTGAGTTCTGCGAGGAGCTCTTTCCAGAGGAAGATCTCATTTTGCACCAG ACGGGTTGCAGTCCCGCCTCTGCCATCGCCTCATTCAGCAAGCAGGTTCTTTCTCAGCGCCACGGAGAGCCTCTGACCGACGAGGACATCATCACTCCCCGCACCCCGAGCCCTCCGAATCTCCCCCAGTCTGTCTCCCCTCTTTCCTACAGCCCTCCCTCAAGCCCAGGATTAAGTGAAGTGCTTATTCCCTGTGAGTTCTGTGGAGTTACTCTGGAGGAAAGTGTCGTATTCCACCATCAG GATAAGTGTGACCTCCGTCCTGCCACGGCTTATCAATCAGCTGGAGCATCGCCCTCTCCTTGGAAACCCATTCAGTCAACCAATGAGAGATGTGGGAGGAGTTCTCCAGAACGACAAAGGAGAGTGAAACACCAGG ATCTTGCTGAAGATTTCCTCATGCCGAATCTTCACAGCTGGCCGAGCAGCATGTCTTCTATGGACCAACGGAAGCCATCAGCCTATAAAAATCTTCCCTCCTCTGAGAAGAACACCAATGCAGAGCTGCAAGGAAAGGGCAGGAGTGAGTGGGGGAAAGGTATTCAGACCCACCAGTCTCACTTAGATCCTCTTCGTGGAGGCTACAATTCCTCCACTGCAGGGTTTTCTGG AGGCCTCAATCCAGAGAAGGAGCAGATGGTCGACACTGCAAGAAAAACACATCTGTTTCAAAG GTGTCCAAGAAGCAGaacactgaaaaagaaaaggaagaagaataagaagTGTCCGCTTCCTTAA
- the trafd1 gene encoding TRAF-type zinc finger domain-containing protein 1 isoform X1, producing MADENTHLCTNCKHDIPEANFTTHEIHCRRNIALCDVCQEPVPRADLLQHKEQEHAQEQCKCGLNIEKRLMETHQSSECSQRLVPCQYCELELVFSQAKEHEDYCGTRTEPCPVCKYNIMLREKAIHPALCGSLTPPQERRVASQPPEAWFETQSIHNLLRGQERSNNNSSAGLMERRGPPRPLESRLHNSTRGAVGAGVRRFTAQRNNEFSRLLDREAELENNNNSLLWPLNQLPESDSSGLDYLLALTLQSDGDTEESDVQQGLWTDVWDQRFGRVPASSTFSSQITSTNNNTPASTNTPSEIMLPCEFCEELFPEEDLILHQTGCSPASAIASFSKQVLSQRHGEPLTDEDIITPRTPSPPNLPQSVSPLSYSPPSSPGLSEVLIPCEFCGVTLEESVVFHHQDKCDLRPATAYQSAGASPSPWKPIQSTNERCGRSSPERQRRVKHQADLAEDFLMPNLHSWPSSMSSMDQRKPSAYKNLPSSEKNTNAELQGKGRSEWGKGIQTHQSHLDPLRGGYNSSTAGFSGGLNPEKEQMVDTARKTHLFQRCPRSRTLKKKRKKNKKCPLP from the exons ATGGCTGATGAAAACACTCACCTTTGCACTAACTG CAAACATGACATTCCCGAAGCTAACTTCACCACCCATGAGATCCACTGTCGACGCAACATCGCCCTGTGTGATGTGTGTCAGGAGCCTGTTCCCCGAGCTGATCTTCTGCAACACAAAGAGCAGGAGCATGCACAG gAACAATGCAAATGTGGTCTAAATATTGAAAAGAGGCTCATGGAGACCCATCAG AGTTCCGAGTGCAGCCAGCGTCTGGTCCCGTGTCAGTACTGCGAGCTGGAGCTGGTCTTCAGCCAAGCTAAAGAGCATGAGGATTACTGCGGGACGCGAACTGAACCTTGCCCCGTGTGCAAGTACAACATCATGCTGAGGGAGAAAGCCATCCATCCGGCCCTGTGTGGGAGCCTCACACCTCCCCAGGAGAGAAGGGTGGCCTCTCAGCCTCCTGAAGCATGGTTTGAGACGCAGTCCATTCATAACCTGTTGAGGGGGCAAGAAAGGAGCAATAATAACAGCAGCGCTGGGTTAATGGAGCGCAGAGGCCCACCACGGCCACTAGAGAGCAGACTGCATAACAGCACTAGAGGAGCAGTGGGAGCTGGGGTGAGGAGATTCACGGCACAGAGAAACAATGAATTTTCTCGTC TGCTTGACCGAGAAGCAGAACtggagaacaacaacaacagcctGCTGTGGCCTCTGAATCAGCTGCCCGAGTCTGACTCCTCTGGTCTGGACTACCTCCTGGCTCTGACTCTCCAGAGTGACGGAGATACAGAGGAGTCAGATGTTCAGCAGGGTTTGTGGACCGACGTTTGGGATCAACGTTTTGGAAGAGTGCCTGCCTCAAGCACCTTTAGCTCTCAGATCACTTCTACCAATAACAACACTCCAGCTAGCACTAACACGCCCTCCGAGATTATGCTCCCCTGTGAGTTCTGCGAGGAGCTCTTTCCAGAGGAAGATCTCATTTTGCACCAG ACGGGTTGCAGTCCCGCCTCTGCCATCGCCTCATTCAGCAAGCAGGTTCTTTCTCAGCGCCACGGAGAGCCTCTGACCGACGAGGACATCATCACTCCCCGCACCCCGAGCCCTCCGAATCTCCCCCAGTCTGTCTCCCCTCTTTCCTACAGCCCTCCCTCAAGCCCAGGATTAAGTGAAGTGCTTATTCCCTGTGAGTTCTGTGGAGTTACTCTGGAGGAAAGTGTCGTATTCCACCATCAG GATAAGTGTGACCTCCGTCCTGCCACGGCTTATCAATCAGCTGGAGCATCGCCCTCTCCTTGGAAACCCATTCAGTCAACCAATGAGAGATGTGGGAGGAGTTCTCCAGAACGACAAAGGAGAGTGAAACACCAGG CAGATCTTGCTGAAGATTTCCTCATGCCGAATCTTCACAGCTGGCCGAGCAGCATGTCTTCTATGGACCAACGGAAGCCATCAGCCTATAAAAATCTTCCCTCCTCTGAGAAGAACACCAATGCAGAGCTGCAAGGAAAGGGCAGGAGTGAGTGGGGGAAAGGTATTCAGACCCACCAGTCTCACTTAGATCCTCTTCGTGGAGGCTACAATTCCTCCACTGCAGGGTTTTCTGG AGGCCTCAATCCAGAGAAGGAGCAGATGGTCGACACTGCAAGAAAAACACATCTGTTTCAAAG GTGTCCAAGAAGCAGaacactgaaaaagaaaaggaagaagaataagaagTGTCCGCTTCCTTAA
- the trafd1 gene encoding TRAF-type zinc finger domain-containing protein 1 isoform X3 has translation MADENTHLCTNCKHDIPEANFTTHEIHCRRNIALCDVCQEPVPRADLLQHKEQEHAQEQCKCGLNIEKRLMETHQSSECSQRLVPCQYCELELVFSQAKEHEDYCGTRTEPCPVCKYNIMLREKAIHPALCGSLTPPQERRVASQPPEAWFETQSIHNLLRGQERSNNNSSAGLMERRGPPRPLESRLHNSTRGAVGAGVRRFTAQRNNEFSRLLDREAELENNNNSLLWPLNQLPESDSSGLDYLLALTLQSDGDTEESDVQQGLWTDVWDQRFGRVPASSTFSSQITSTNNNTPASTNTPSEIMLPCEFCEELFPEEDLILHQTGCSPASAIASFSKQVLSQRHGEPLTDEDIITPRTPSPPNLPQSVSPLSYSPPSSPGLSEVLIPCEFCGVTLEESVVFHHQDKCDLRPATAYQSAGASPSPWKPIQSTNERCGRSSPERQRRVKHQADLAEDFLMPNLHSWPSSMSSMDQRKPSAYKNLPSSEKNTNAELQGKGRSEWGKGIQTHQSHLDPLRGGYNSSTAGFSGPQSREGADGRHCKKNTSVSKVSKKQNTEKEKEEE, from the exons ATGGCTGATGAAAACACTCACCTTTGCACTAACTG CAAACATGACATTCCCGAAGCTAACTTCACCACCCATGAGATCCACTGTCGACGCAACATCGCCCTGTGTGATGTGTGTCAGGAGCCTGTTCCCCGAGCTGATCTTCTGCAACACAAAGAGCAGGAGCATGCACAG gAACAATGCAAATGTGGTCTAAATATTGAAAAGAGGCTCATGGAGACCCATCAG AGTTCCGAGTGCAGCCAGCGTCTGGTCCCGTGTCAGTACTGCGAGCTGGAGCTGGTCTTCAGCCAAGCTAAAGAGCATGAGGATTACTGCGGGACGCGAACTGAACCTTGCCCCGTGTGCAAGTACAACATCATGCTGAGGGAGAAAGCCATCCATCCGGCCCTGTGTGGGAGCCTCACACCTCCCCAGGAGAGAAGGGTGGCCTCTCAGCCTCCTGAAGCATGGTTTGAGACGCAGTCCATTCATAACCTGTTGAGGGGGCAAGAAAGGAGCAATAATAACAGCAGCGCTGGGTTAATGGAGCGCAGAGGCCCACCACGGCCACTAGAGAGCAGACTGCATAACAGCACTAGAGGAGCAGTGGGAGCTGGGGTGAGGAGATTCACGGCACAGAGAAACAATGAATTTTCTCGTC TGCTTGACCGAGAAGCAGAACtggagaacaacaacaacagcctGCTGTGGCCTCTGAATCAGCTGCCCGAGTCTGACTCCTCTGGTCTGGACTACCTCCTGGCTCTGACTCTCCAGAGTGACGGAGATACAGAGGAGTCAGATGTTCAGCAGGGTTTGTGGACCGACGTTTGGGATCAACGTTTTGGAAGAGTGCCTGCCTCAAGCACCTTTAGCTCTCAGATCACTTCTACCAATAACAACACTCCAGCTAGCACTAACACGCCCTCCGAGATTATGCTCCCCTGTGAGTTCTGCGAGGAGCTCTTTCCAGAGGAAGATCTCATTTTGCACCAG ACGGGTTGCAGTCCCGCCTCTGCCATCGCCTCATTCAGCAAGCAGGTTCTTTCTCAGCGCCACGGAGAGCCTCTGACCGACGAGGACATCATCACTCCCCGCACCCCGAGCCCTCCGAATCTCCCCCAGTCTGTCTCCCCTCTTTCCTACAGCCCTCCCTCAAGCCCAGGATTAAGTGAAGTGCTTATTCCCTGTGAGTTCTGTGGAGTTACTCTGGAGGAAAGTGTCGTATTCCACCATCAG GATAAGTGTGACCTCCGTCCTGCCACGGCTTATCAATCAGCTGGAGCATCGCCCTCTCCTTGGAAACCCATTCAGTCAACCAATGAGAGATGTGGGAGGAGTTCTCCAGAACGACAAAGGAGAGTGAAACACCAGG CAGATCTTGCTGAAGATTTCCTCATGCCGAATCTTCACAGCTGGCCGAGCAGCATGTCTTCTATGGACCAACGGAAGCCATCAGCCTATAAAAATCTTCCCTCCTCTGAGAAGAACACCAATGCAGAGCTGCAAGGAAAGGGCAGGAGTGAGTGGGGGAAAGGTATTCAGACCCACCAGTCTCACTTAGATCCTCTTCGTGGAGGCTACAATTCCTCCACTGCAGGGTTTTCTGG GCCTCAATCCAGAGAAGGAGCAGATGGTCGACACTGCAAGAAAAACACATCTGTTTCAAAG GTGTCCAAGAAGCAGaacactgaaaaagaaaaggaagaagaataa